Part of the Montipora foliosa isolate CH-2021 chromosome 13, ASM3666993v2, whole genome shotgun sequence genome is shown below.
AGAAGATTTAGCTCATATTCCCTCTGAAAGTAAAGGTGAACAAGTGAGACAGTACTTGCAATCTCTGCCAGTGACTACAAGTACTAGTGTGGGTAACACAGCAGTCCATCCTCAAGCTTCCCAAGCACCAGTTCTGACTACAACATCTACACCTAAGTCTACAACATGTGGTTTGCGAGCTTCAGCACCTTCATTCCCTACAAGAGCTGTAACACAGACTGTTTATGCCAGTCATTACCTTGAACATGAGCTTAGTTACCCTACTCAAAGAGAATTACCTAACTCTGAAACTATGTCTCCAGCAAGAAATGATTCCGTTACTACAAGGCTTTTCACTGGTCCCTCACCAATCATGTCAGCTGTCACTACACCCGTATACCAGTCTGCTCATCCCAGAGGTCAAGGATACTCCACCGGTGAAGGTTGGGAAAGAGTAGCTTCCTCATTGGAAAGGTGTATGGACAAACTAACCGAAGCAAATTTGGAACAAAGTACTGTGAGCAAACAACTGTTTGTCTCGGGACACTTGCCTAAGCTTTCAATCTCTGTATTCAATGGTGACCCTCTACAATATCCTGTATGGAAAAGTGCCTTTAATGCCTTAGTGGATTCCAGGCCACTTGAACCTGATATCAAGTTAAACCTTCTGAATCAGCATGTAGCAGGGAAACCAAAGCAAGTTGTAGAACATTATCTTCTGATTGGAACAGAAGATGCATACCAGAAGGCCAGATCTGTGTTGCAGGAGAGGTATGGAAATTGCAATGTTGTGAGTACAGCTTTCATTAACCAGCTTGAGAAATGGCCCAAAATAATTCCAAGGGATGCGTCAGGCCTGAGAAAGTTTTCAGACCTATTGGATAAGGTTTTAGCAGTAAGGGAAACTATTCCAGGACTTTCCATCTTAGACTATCCAAAGGAAAACGTGAAACTGTTAGCCAAACTACCCTACTATCTGGATGTCAAGTGGAGAAATGTAATTAAACAATGGAGGCACGCTAATGGTGAGGCCAGTTATCCTTCCTTTCTCAAGTTTGCTGAATTTGTCAGAGAGGCAGCAGAAAGAGCAAATATTCCGGAACTTGAAAGCATGATCACACCAACCACACCAAAACCGGTAAGGAATCAGAAACCGAAGTATGAGAAGAACATAGCTAGTTCCCTGTCTACCTCTGGCAAGAGTGGTGTCAACCATGACCCGAACCCTAAGGAGCCAAACAAGCAAAAGCGTTCTGGTCCGACTGACTCAAGCAAATGTCTGTTCTGCGGTCAAAGACATAAGTTAGACGACTGTCAAGATTTCTGCAAGAAGCCATTCAGCGAAAGGAGAGACCTTTTCTTTCGTGAACGTCTGTGTATGGGCTGTGCAATCAGTAAGAGTCATCAAGTGAAAGATTGCAAAGAAAGGTCCAAGTGTAAGACGTGCTCAGGGATGCACCCCACCTGCCTTCATAAGGAACAATCACAAGTCGATGTAGTCGTTTCCAATTGTGTGAGTGTATGTATGCTTCCTGACCAAGGTGGTGGATTTGATCATACTTTGATTGTACCAGTATGGGTCAGGCCAGTGGGTCAGCCAGAGAAAGAAATCTTGCAGTATGCAGTCCTTCACGACCATTCAAATGTCAGTTTTGTGTCCCAGACTTTGTGCGAACGGTTCCATTTGGACGGTCCATCAACCGAACTCCTGTTGACGACAATGCAAGAGCAGAGCGCCAGGGTAAAAACCAGCAAGATCTCCGGATTGGAAGTTCTGGATTACCGCAGAGAGTGTGTTGTGAAGATGCCAGTGGCCTTCAGCCGAGAAGTTGTTTCAGCCAATCGGTCACAGATCCCAAAGCCTGAAGTTGCTAGAGAATGGGAACATCTGAAGAGCGTTGCCGATAGATTAACACCATATCATTCGGACGCAGAGATCTCTATCTTGATTGGTAACAACTGTCCAAAGGCTATCCGACCGAGAGAAATAGTTGCTGGTGGAGATGATGAGCTGTATGCTCTGAGAACCGCACTTGGTTGGGGTGTGATCGGAAGAGTCTGTAAGTCAAGTAACAGAGAAGACAGAGAAGAAGGTGTGTGCAATAGAGTCGAAGTGTCAGAAATTCCAAGCGGCTTTGCATTCTCTACAAAGGCTAAGGAGATCATTGACCCAGAGAAAGTTCTTCGTGTGTTGGAAACTGACTTTGCTGAGACAAGTGAAAAGAAGAAACCCTATTCCGTGGAAGATGAGAGATTTCTGAGGATCCTGGAGAATGGTGTGAAGAAGCAATCTCATGGACGGTACGAAATGCCACTTCCCTTGAAGTCTGACAACGCGTGTCTTCCCAACAATCGTCAGCTGGCTGTAAAAAGATGGAACCAACTGAATGCAAGATTCAAAAAGAATCCAAAGTTCTTCGCAGACTACCAGACCTTTATGAAGGACCTAACTTCTCAATGGGCAGAAAGAGTCCCTGCTGATCGTCTTGAAGTACAAGATGGCAAAGTTAACTATGTTCCTCATACAGGAGTCTACCATCCCAAAAAACCAGGACAGATACGCGTGGTATTTGATTGTTCAGCGCAGTACAATGGTGTCAGCCTCAATGACTACCTGCTGCAAGGTCCTGATTTTATGAATGATCTGTTGGGAATCCTGTGTCGTTTTCGCCAGGAAAGTGTTGCCTTCATGACGGACATAAAGAGCATGTTCCATCAGTTTGTGGTCTCGGAAGAACACAGAGACCTATTGCGTTTCTTTTGGTGGCTGAACGGAGACCCGTCGAAGGAAGTAGCTGAGTACCGTATGAAAGCTCACCTGTTCGGCGCCAGCAGCTCCCCAGGTTGTGCGCACTTTGGGCTCAGACGAGCAGCAGATGATGGTGAAGAAGAATTCGGTGCCGATGCAGCTACATTCATACGCAAGAATTTCTATGTCGATGATGGACTTAAATCTGTGCCAACCGTTTCTGAAGCCATACATCTGATCAAAGCCAGTCAAGGCATCTGTGAAAAAGCCTGTCTCAGATTGCACAAGATAGTCTCGAACAAGAAGGAAGTTCTTGAAGCTATTCCAGCAGAAGATCATGCGAAGGGTATCAAGGAATTAAACTTAGCGGTAGATCCGCTACCTATCGAGAGAGCTTTAGGCGTAATGTGGTGCGTCGAAAGCGACAGCTTCCGGTTCCGTATCGAGCTTCGCGATCGCCCTTTAACCAGAAGAGGGGTGCTATCAGTTGTCGGCTCTATTTATGATCCCAATGGATACTTAGCTCCCGTAACACTCAAAGGAAAGCAGATTCTCCAGCAAATGTGCAAGGATAAGTTGGATTGGGACAGCCCTGTACCTGACTATTTACGCCCAGAGTGGGAGAAATGGCGACAAGAAATCATTGAGTTGGAGAAGTTAGAAATACAACGTTGCTACAAGCCAGAGAACTTTGGCCCTGTGAAAGCCGTAGAAGTACATTACTTCTCAGACGCGTCAGAAGAAGGTTATGGTCAGTGTACATATCTCCGACTGATAAACGAACAAGGCGAAGTACATTGTTCTTTCATTGTCGGAAAAGGAAGAGTGACGCCCTTAAAGCACACAACAATCCCAAGGTTGGAGTTGGCTGCGGCTACTATCTCAGCAAAAATGAGTGATTTTGTGAGAAACGAGTTGGAGTACAAGGAGATCCGTGAGTTTTTCTGGACAGACAGCCAAGCAGTCCTTGGATATGTCAACAATGATGCCAAACGCTTCCATGTTTATGTCGCTAACAGGGTACAACAGATCCGTGACCTGACTGATCCTAGCTCCTGGTACTTTGTCGAGTCTCACAGTAATCCAGCTGACGAAGTGTCAAGAGGACTCACAGCAAAGCAACTCCTAGAAGGTTCGCGTTGGTTGAGAGGTCCAGAATTTCTGTGGGAAAGTGGATCTTGTAGTCCTGAACGCGGAAAAGTGTCCCTCCTTCTAGAGGCAGATCCAGAAGTGAAAAAAGCATCTGTGCTGACTACCGAGGTCAAGACTGTCGGTTCGTTTCCTGGTCATTTTGAAAGTAGCAGACTAGATGGTGTATCCAGTTGGTATAAGGCTACGAAGATCATAGCTCTATGTCTACAACTGAAATCTAAGCTCTTAGAAAGAGAAGTCAAAGAGCCAGGAAAACCAGTGGCAAGGTCAAACGACAAAGAAGAGAGACTAGTCCcgaagttaaccctttcagagTTACAACAAGCCGAGAAGACGATCATTAAGTGTTTGCAGTACGAAAATTTCCGTGAGGAACTCGAGGCTCTCCGCCATATAAACGCCACATCTGCAGAGACAAGTAGAGatcaatcaaaaaagaaaagacaagtgCTACGTAAAGCCAGTTCCCTCTACAAACTGGATCCATTTCTGGACCAAGATGGTCTAATTCGTGTAGGTGGTCGTATCAGAAGAGCAAATGTGTCAGTCGATAGGAAGCATCCAGTTATTATTCCGGGAACGGGACACTTGACTGAACTATTAATTCGTCACCACCACTTAAAAGTAAACCACATGGGCAGAGGGATGACGCACAACGAGCTTCGCCAAAATGGCTATTGGATACTTAAAGGTTCGTCAAGAGTGGCCAGGTCCATATTCAATTGTGTGACGTGTAGACGACTACGTAAACCCACAGAAGAGCAGAAGATGGCTTGTCTTCCAGATGACCGACTCAACCCAGCACCCCCATTTTCTTATAGTGCTGTTGACTTTTTTGGCCCTTTCATTGTCAGGGAAAGGAGGAGTAATGTCAAACGTTACGGAGTACTCTTTACGTGTATGGGATCGAGGAGTGTTCATTTGGAGACTGCCAATTCACTTGACAGTTCGTCATTTATCAATGCACTAAGTCATTTTATGAATCGCAGAGGCGCAGTGAGACAACTGAGGTGCGACCAAGGAACCAACTTCATTGGTGCGCGAAACGAGCTCAAAACAGCATTATCCGAGATGAGACAAGACGACGTCCAAGAGTACTTGTTGAGTAATAAATGTGAGTGGATCCCATTCAAGTTCAATGCAAAGTTCACATGGGAGGTCCGTGGGAACGTTTAATTCGCACAGTGCGCAACGCTCTTGAACCTCTCCTGATGAAAGTTGGAAACCAACTCGATGATGAAACTTTGCGAATATTTCTGACGGAGGTGGAGTGTATCGTCAACTCAAGGCCTCTCAGTGTTGACTATCTGTCTGACGCAGAAGCACCCGAGCCGTTAACGCCTAACCACCTTCTCACCATGAAACCCAAACGAGTGTTACCGCCTCCAGGAGAGTTTCAAAGACCTGACGTGCACTGTCGTAGAAGATGGAGAAGAGTGCAGTTTTGTGCAAATGAATTCTGGCTGAGATGGCGTGAAGAATATCTTCAAATGTTACAAGTTAGACACAAATGGGTTCGgccaaagaaaaacctctccgtTGGTGACATAGTGATCTCTAAAGAAAACGAAGGAGCGAGAAGGAAGTGGCCAGTCGGAAAAGTAGTAGAAGTGTACCCAAGTGAAGACGGTCTTGTCAGAAAGGTCAAGTTACTGATGGCAGATGGAAATTTAGACGAACATGGGAAGCGCCAAGGTCCGCCTTCGTATCTGAACAGACCTATACACAAACTCGTTCTACTGCTGACTGCAGACGAGGTGAAAGACGATGATGATGTTTGCCAGGAGACCAAGGAAGTCCCCATCGAGGAGCCAGCAAAGAATACTTAGTGCTTATACAAGGAACATTTACAAACTTTGCTTTTGTGAACACTTAATTTTAATCAACGTTTGAACAGATCTTTGCAGTATCTTTTGGGCTCGAGCTTAGTTTTTGTTCTATTTACATGCAAGTTCAGAGTTTTCATATTTTGCAACTGTAAAGACAGTTGGGGAGCCATGTTACTGCAGTACCGCAGTAATAAATTAAGTGTCTGCGGTTTCCGCCAATTAGCTAGGTAACCGCTCCTGCGAGCtttttcccgccatgttgttgttgttcacttcACATGTGTGATGTGTTCTATGTCGTTTTTCAAGTCGCCGTTAAGCGGCACTAAGTTGTTATCTCAAGCTCTGGaatagatgtttttttttttatcttgcgaaTAACAACGACGTCTGGATTTGTTGAAACTCCTCGGGACGCCAGGTGTACGTACGAGGCAGCCACAATCCATCTAGATACAACTGAGGTTCACAGTTTTCGGATAGGGGCCGTTTCTTATGCTGCAGAGGCTCGAAGGTCTGATGCACAGATCAGGGCTTCGGGCCGTTGGAAGTCCAATGCATTTCAGAAGTGTATTCGGATTCCTTCTTTATCATCTTAATTTCATTTCATCCTTTCTAAGTCATTTGGAAAGGTAACATTGATAAAATCAAGCGTGCCGCTCTCATCAACGTCATCGAAGATGGTGGACTTAGGATGCTAGACATTCAATCGATGATTCTGGCTCAGAGGGTGATGTTATTAAAAAGACTTGGAGATGAAGAAAACAGCAGTTTTTGGAAGACAGTACTAGACTATTTTCTTTCTGCAATAGGTGGAAATTTTATTCTTAAGTGTAATTTTGATACAAGAAAGTTGCCTGTTTACCTTCCAGCAGTAAAAAAAGAATGTCTTAATGCCTGGTCGGTACTAAATGAATCTCCCGTAATTATGTATAGAGACGTCGTGCATCAAgttatttggaataataaacACATAACTGCTCAAAAGCAATCAACCTTTGAAAAACACTTCTATTATAAAGGAATTATTACAGTCGGTGACCTCCTGTCTGATGCTGGAGTCTTTCTAAAGGGTGCAAATGTGTTAAATACAAATCTCTCTCCATTAgagcgttttaaattaatgggtATTGTCGATGCAATCCCTCTTGAATGGAGACAGATCATTACACAAAGTGCACAACATCTCCCGCCCTAGGTGTTTAATTGTACGATTAAACATGATGAAACAGATAGATGCGAGCTACAGGACGATTTCATTGCTAGGTAACCCGAAGAAAGATTCTCAAATATGTGGCTAAAATACATTTGCAAATGTATTTTAGCCTTGTGACTCAGGTCTTGGTTGATAATAAGATGGAGCTGACAGTAAATGAAGAAATGTacattacttacttacttactttatttatttatacacggtaaaatcTTCAGTATATATTACTATAAAAAGTTTCATTGCAACTACAATGTACACTGTCTTAcaagattgccgtgtgggagcccGACCGGCACCTACTATATAGTTGGTCAATTTCCCTTTTAAAGTATTCTAGGGAGTCTGATTGTCGCAAGCTGATTGGCAAACTATTCCATAACAGTGCTCCGCTATAACAAAAAGCACGCTTGCCATAATTTGTGCGCGGCAAAGGCAACTCAAGTTTAGCCTTTACGTTTCTTAAGTTGCATTGCGTACTGCGAGTACTGAATGAATTCTGGATCGAGGTACGCTGGGGTGAGtccattgattgttttaaacATTAATATAGCTTTAAGCTTCTGTCGGCCAGTAGTTAGATCATCCCAATTTAAcagatttaaaaagaaagtggCACTTGTGTCGTAATTGGACCTGGTAATCGCCCTGGCAGccctattttgaagcttttgaagTTTATCACTTAAGGTTAAGTTGCAATCGCCCCAAACGGagctacaataatcaaagtgggGTAAGATCAACGCTTAATAGATTTGGAGGGCAGTGCGCTTTGAGATGTATGGTCTTATTCGTTTAAGGGCGCCTATAGCTGAAGATATCTTTTTGCTAAGATCACCTATATGATTAGACCATGAGAGGTGTTCGTCAATTTTCACGCCTAGTGATTTAGCTTCTTTAACTTTAGTGATTAATTTAGCATCAATCTCAACGTTTAATTGATTGTCTGAGAATGAATTTAAACGTTGGTTTGACCCAATAACCATAAATTCGGTCTTCGCAACATTCAAGCTCAGTTTGTTGGAAATGAGCCATATATTAAGACTTCTTAACTctgaatttaaacctttctcAAGATCACTCAATGTGCTGGCAGCAAAGATtagttagtatcatcagcaaacatcctTGGGGAGGTCAACCTAAGGCAATTTAGCAGATCGTTAATGTAAACTAGGAATAAGAGTGGTCCTAGGTTGCTACCCTGTGGGATGCCACAAGAAACCGGTGCAGCATTAGACAACTGGCCAGCAAGACTACATCTCTGACTTCGGCGGAAAAGATAAGATTCAACCACTTAATACTGATTGTATCGACACCATATATACGGAGCTTCCGTAAGATAATATTGTGATCAATGGTGTCGAAGGCGTTTTTAAGATCTATGAAAACTACACCCTTTACAAGGCCATTGTCAATATTAACCTACCAGCTGTTTGCACGCAGCATCAACCAGGGCAGTAAGGGTACTGTGTAACGATCGAAATCCAGATTGACTGATTGAGCTTTGAGGAAGGTTGTCAGTTTTGGTCGTACAATAGCGGTAGCAGCCGTTTGACAGCTATTCTGACTGCTTTTTATTAAATATGAAGGGACCGGCCGGCTGGGAATTATTGTTGAGAGCAAACCGGGTATACAGGTCAGCccaaaagagctgaaaaaaaaaacaatgtagaGCAATCTCACTATTTCCTCAAGGAGTTATCCAAGGCCTGAATTTTTACCCCTATTCACTCCAACAATGAATACTTGAATTGCCGCCTGGCAACGTTATTGCGTACCTCCAAGAGTGGTACCGTATCACTGAAAGCTCGTGCATGTAAAGGCAATTCCTCCgggaataattttaaaaattggctATGAACTGGCCCAGTCTATAACAAAAGCAGCGTATAACTGTGGAAATGCTCTAACATCACACCTATTCCGAAGGTAAAACAACCTCAATGTGAGAGCGACACCCGTTAGCCCCTATTCTGTCTAAGGTCTAAGATTTTGTGGTCTCTTGGAGGCGCACGGCCGCTCCCCTCGCACCAAAGACAGGCAACCCCTCATAAGTTGCAAAACTGAACGCTTTAAaggaacctttttttttcctgcaatgtGCCTCTATGCTCATGGCATATGATCTAGGAACTTATAGGCACGTAATGTACAATTTAATATATACTACGGGGGGTGACAACTCTAACAAACGCTGTTTGAGTAATACTAGGTCTTAACTTAAGTCGTCCCGGATATTTGGATCATCCTCCCGAATTTCTGGGATACATTCACGGAATTTTTTTAGAATTCCTGGCATACATTCTAAGAAGTTAACCTAAATAAAAACGTGAAATAAAATTTCCTTCGATGTtccgatttttttctgcaatgtTCCGGAATTATCGCGTGTTTCCCGGAAAAGTTTCCAAGAGCCCGGATTGACGGAACAATTTTGGCTTTTCCCCGAAACAGAGTTTGTTAGAGTTGTCAACCCCAGTATATACTCCTAGTTTCTAGATTTTTACCTATGTATCATATCTTTTATAATTGTAAGGGCCAATCCATTTTGAACACGATGTAAtcagtttaaattatttttaatcaatACCTATATTATTGCAAAGTAATTTCGTAATTCGCTCACTTCTCAGCGCGATGATTTTATTAATAAACTAGAGTTACCCATAAAATTCACAAATTATGCAAGGCTTAAGGTAACCctcttgataatggagttaaatgaatagagtgtaatgtgaagtgctagatttctatcccatatgaactatgtgagcgtaagccctactgatggaaatgggcccacacaaggacagagaaaaactctgaccagggtgggaattgaacccacgatgactttaacatcttcagttcccacggacttgtagctcagtcggtagagcggcggagatctaacccgcaggtcgtgggttcaattcccaccctgggcggagttttctctgtccttgtgtgggcccatttccatcaatagggcttacgctcacatggttcatatgggatacaaatctagcacttcaccttacactctattcagttaactctgtttaaaatataagtgctacacggccaacgtttgtataaacgtaaccgtTCTTCTTGATAATGTTGTCCCCATCATCTTTATTGCACGCTCTGCAAGTGAATGGGCAGCCATGCAACTCAATATTGCTTCAGTTGAGTGACTCACATTGATTGCATGGAACATTATGGTGGCAGGCGGAAGAaggcattgcattgcattgcattgaaTATATTTCCCGTCGACAACGGGGACAGTGGTCAACCATTCTCAGTCTCGAGTCGCATTAATTAAGTGGGCAAATGCTTAGTACTTTGAGGTCTCTTCATAGGTTTGAGGTGTCAGTGTTtgtaaaacttatttatttagcCGATATTTATACCAcgagaataaaaataaatggcATCATTTTCAGTAATACTCCTTGAATGTACTTTTGAATCCAAAAAATTAGTATTTTCTAATTATTTGATCGTTATTTTTTCCATGTGAGCTTCTACAAGTAATAGCAAATAGTCCTATTTTAGAGGTTTAAGCTACCAGGgatttgaatttattttacttttttctgaAATCTTAAGAGTTTTTGACCGGGTATTCAAACAAGCTGATGGTGTAAAATCAAAACACTGGcgacaaaaatattgaaaaacgCTGACACCATTTTGCAAATCGAACTGTGTTAAAAATAGTCCTGAAAATTTAAGGTGTATCGGACAAAAAACTAAGTAAAAGGGCGACTCTTGTGCAATATTCTGAAGTTGAGAAAACGCAAAGCAGTTTTCAAGGTGAAATGTGAAGTCACGATTTTGCCGTGACACTGTAAATGTGCGGGGGGATCCTATAAATTACCACTTTCGTATTCGTTTTGTTCCACTTTACCACTGTTCCGCTGTGACCAGTGTTCCTCTGCTCCTCTGTACCTACTGTCCCTCTGTACCCACTGtccctctgtgcccactgtctCTCTGTACTCACTGTTCCTCTGTACTCACTGTTCCTCTCTACCTCTGTACCACTGTTCCTCTGCTCGTCTgtacccactgttcctctgttcctctaTACCTGCTGACCCTCCGTTCCTCTTTGCCTAATGTTCCTGTTTACTCGCTGTTCCTTTATACCCTCTgatcctctgttcctctgtacaCGTTTTTCCTCTGGTCCTCTATACCCACTGTTCCCCCGTCCCTTTGTTCCCCCTGACCCCGTAATGGTTATCGTTGCTCTGTACCCTGTGTGAGACACGTTCTGTCTCTGTgtaacctacaattgtagtaTTTGTTGTATGAGGCTCTTAGCTGTTAATGTTTAACTGTTCGGAGCCCGCTGTAGGAGAGACTACCCGGGGAAAGTGACACGTCAGCCAGCGCAAAACGAAATATTCAAAGAGCCCCCCTTTTTATCTTACAAAAGAGGAAAATCCCTCAAATACGTTTTAGTCGGAACTAAACTCAAGAAGGGAATAGAAAAACATTTGCGAGCCGCTGGAGTCGTGCTGGCCCATCAACACCTACCGCACCGTTTATCATTATGCATTCGCATTCAAAAACCGCATGACGCATTGAAACTTGCCGCCCAGTTCAGTTCTCATCACGTTGTTGAAATTCAATGCTAGATATAATCGTGATAAAGAAGACAGCGCGCACT
Proteins encoded:
- the LOC137981568 gene encoding uncharacterized protein; this translates as MKVGNQLDDETLRIFLTEVECIVNSRPLSVDYLSDAEAPEPLTPNHLLTMKPKRVLPPPGEFQRPDVHCRRRWRRVQFCANEFWLRWREEYLQMLQVRHKWVRPKKNLSVGDIVISKENEGARRKWPVGKVVEVYPSEDGLVRKVKLLMADGNLDEHGKRQGPPSYLNRPIHKLVLLLTADEVKDDDDVCQETKEVPIEEPAKNT